From one Bifidobacterium sp. WK012_4_13 genomic stretch:
- a CDS encoding ATP-binding protein: MPVFEDFPMGSERIFPADHARLSDATMFVREFLDDVGCPQEVAASLLLCVEEIFVNIALYAYRGADSRRPDCTYAQGANDEGGDHDCTVTIQCAELEHGLRYALWFHDHGKAFDPTSRRPVDINAKPEDRPVGGLGIFLIQRMMDVMIYERVGSGNVVYVEKSSGRRLQCIHSV; the protein is encoded by the coding sequence ATGCCAGTCTTCGAAGACTTTCCCATGGGTTCTGAGCGCATATTCCCTGCGGACCATGCCCGACTGTCCGACGCGACGATGTTCGTGAGGGAGTTTCTTGACGATGTCGGCTGTCCGCAGGAAGTCGCCGCATCGCTGCTGCTCTGCGTCGAGGAGATCTTCGTCAACATTGCGCTCTACGCCTATCGTGGTGCCGATTCGCGGCGTCCTGACTGCACATATGCGCAGGGTGCAAACGACGAGGGTGGCGATCATGATTGCACGGTCACGATACAATGCGCGGAACTTGAACATGGGCTACGTTATGCACTGTGGTTCCATGACCATGGCAAAGCGTTCGACCCGACGTCGCGCAGACCGGTCGATATCAATGCCAAACCGGAGGATCGCCCAGTCGGAGGGCTGGGAATATTCCTGATTCAGCGGATGATGGATGTGATGATCTATGAGCGGGTCGGGAGCGGCAACGTCGTCTATGTCGAAAAGAGTTCCGGCAGGCGATTGCAATGCATACATAGTGTATAA
- a CDS encoding ABC transporter ATP-binding protein gives MTDKAPMLVLLKSLLRSHAKETVCILALQIAQALLSLYLPTINASIIDVGVLNADTGYIYQRFEIMIVLSVLQFVSLVAASILGTKVALSVGRELRGRVFAHIMSFSHREMTVFGAPTLISRSTGDVQQIVEFLTFLFTVIINAPIMFVGGVLMACLQDIRLSFVILAVLPMLIGISVIFIARLVPLYREQQKGADDVNGALRDQISGVRVVKAFVKEGHEQRQFSGINQRLLDLSVHIGRLTTLLAPLFMFIVNATTVAILWFGGFLAETHGLPIGKIIAFITYMSFILTAVLLASLVFIMLPQADVSAERFAEVMRVESHVRQPRKPVHLASGQGMGMVEFDHVSFSYAPDDPSVAPVLKDISFTVRPGSTTAIIGSTGCGKSTLVSLIPRLTDPTTGTIRLGGHDIKELDAADIHRACGFVPQKAFLFSGSLRSNLLYANPMASEQDMWKALRIADAERFIAEDKAGLDIRVAQGGSNFSGGQRQRLAIARAIVHDPAIYVFDDSFSALDYATDRRVREGLSEVADEAAVIIVAQRVASIMHADQIIVMDNGEVADMGTHEQLLKHCDVYQQIVASQPREEFRHRASPSSSSIPLAKQGA, from the coding sequence TTGACTGACAAGGCGCCCATGCTCGTTCTGCTCAAATCTCTCCTTCGCTCCCATGCGAAGGAGACGGTCTGCATTCTTGCTCTTCAGATAGCCCAGGCATTGCTCTCCCTCTATCTGCCGACGATCAATGCCTCGATCATCGATGTCGGGGTCTTGAATGCGGACACAGGCTACATCTATCAGCGATTCGAAATCATGATCGTGCTGAGCGTCCTGCAGTTCGTAAGCTTGGTCGCAGCAAGCATACTTGGCACGAAGGTGGCGCTGTCAGTGGGGAGAGAGCTGCGCGGCCGCGTCTTTGCGCACATCATGAGCTTCTCCCACCGAGAGATGACTGTCTTCGGTGCTCCTACACTGATTTCCAGATCAACAGGTGACGTTCAGCAGATTGTGGAATTCCTCACCTTCCTCTTTACCGTCATCATCAACGCTCCGATCATGTTCGTCGGCGGCGTGCTGATGGCCTGCCTGCAGGATATTCGGCTCTCCTTCGTCATCCTCGCCGTGCTGCCGATGCTCATCGGCATCTCCGTCATCTTCATCGCAAGGCTCGTTCCCCTCTACCGCGAGCAGCAGAAGGGCGCCGACGACGTCAACGGTGCGTTGCGCGATCAGATCAGCGGCGTCCGCGTCGTGAAGGCTTTCGTCAAGGAAGGCCATGAGCAGCGGCAATTCTCGGGAATCAACCAAAGACTGTTGGATCTGAGCGTCCACATCGGCAGACTGACCACGTTGCTGGCTCCATTGTTCATGTTCATCGTCAATGCGACGACCGTTGCGATTCTATGGTTCGGTGGCTTCCTGGCCGAGACCCACGGACTTCCGATCGGCAAAATCATCGCCTTCATCACCTATATGTCATTCATTCTGACCGCTGTGCTGCTCGCGTCCCTGGTCTTCATCATGCTTCCTCAGGCAGATGTGTCGGCCGAACGATTCGCCGAGGTGATGCGGGTAGAAAGCCACGTCAGGCAGCCCCGAAAGCCCGTGCATCTGGCATCGGGACAAGGGATGGGGATGGTCGAGTTTGACCATGTCTCCTTCTCATATGCGCCTGATGACCCTTCCGTCGCACCGGTGCTGAAGGACATAAGCTTCACCGTGCGGCCAGGAAGCACGACCGCCATCATTGGTTCGACCGGATGTGGCAAGAGCACCTTGGTCAGCCTCATTCCAAGGCTGACCGATCCCACCACCGGAACCATACGGCTGGGTGGGCACGACATCAAGGAACTCGATGCCGCTGACATTCACCGGGCATGCGGTTTCGTCCCTCAGAAGGCGTTCCTGTTCTCTGGATCCCTGAGGAGCAATCTTCTCTATGCCAATCCCATGGCAAGCGAGCAAGACATGTGGAAGGCATTGAGGATTGCGGATGCCGAACGCTTCATCGCCGAGGACAAGGCGGGATTGGACATCAGGGTCGCCCAGGGTGGGTCGAACTTCTCTGGCGGCCAGAGACAGCGGCTGGCGATAGCGCGAGCCATCGTCCATGACCCAGCGATATATGTCTTTGACGATTCGTTTTCAGCCTTGGACTATGCGACCGACCGGAGGGTTCGTGAAGGTCTGAGCGAGGTCGCCGACGAGGCCGCAGTGATCATCGTCGCCCAGCGGGTCGCCTCCATCATGCATGCCGACCAGATCATCGTCATGGACAACGGTGAAGTCGCGGATATGGGAACTCACGAGCAACTGCTGAAGCACTGCGACGTCTATCAGCAGATCGTCGCGTCGCAGCCCCGAGAAGAGTTTCGGCATCGTGCGTCTCCATCGTCTTCGTCCATTCCCTTAGCGAAGCAAGGAGCCTAG
- a CDS encoding glycosyltransferase, which translates to MEKVAMVVVTFKRQQLLGVLFESIKGLTQAPWRIVVVDNEHSPETARMVEQFSEDVTRQWGKTIPDASGNDSRVAYVPMDHNAGGSGGFSAGVRKAYELGAQWFWVMDDDVAVLPEGLDRLERWSGSHEVIQGSRLDYDGGPFYWQYHFLVSLGIPDPIAPAGFGYAGYKVMNTMCFEGGLISRGVVEKIGFPDPRFFIYWDDTLYGYLASKVTTPIVIPDMVMRRTREISNWDIAGVRQLNSTSDMNRHYIMRNRAFMARYFMQHGDYRPLMFSLGTLATFAKEMIRLIAVDRSHLMTGIRALVGGWWESRALLHDPSWKPMPPLK; encoded by the coding sequence ATGGAAAAAGTTGCAATGGTTGTAGTCACGTTCAAGCGTCAACAACTTTTGGGGGTGCTGTTCGAGTCCATCAAAGGTCTGACGCAGGCACCCTGGCGCATCGTCGTCGTCGATAATGAGCACTCTCCCGAGACCGCACGCATGGTCGAGCAGTTCAGTGAGGATGTGACGCGTCAGTGGGGAAAGACGATTCCAGATGCCAGCGGCAATGACTCCCGCGTGGCATATGTGCCGATGGATCACAATGCTGGTGGTTCCGGTGGTTTCTCGGCGGGCGTTCGCAAGGCATATGAGCTTGGAGCACAGTGGTTCTGGGTGATGGATGACGACGTTGCGGTGCTGCCCGAAGGGCTTGACCGTCTTGAACGATGGTCTGGCTCTCACGAGGTGATTCAGGGTTCCCGTCTCGACTACGATGGGGGTCCATTCTATTGGCAGTATCATTTCCTCGTGTCTCTGGGAATTCCCGATCCGATCGCCCCTGCTGGATTCGGATACGCCGGCTACAAGGTCATGAACACGATGTGCTTCGAGGGGGGATTGATATCTCGAGGCGTCGTCGAGAAAATCGGTTTTCCCGATCCGCGATTCTTCATCTATTGGGACGATACCCTGTATGGATATCTGGCAAGCAAGGTCACCACGCCGATAGTCATTCCTGACATGGTGATGAGGCGTACCCGTGAAATTTCCAACTGGGACATCGCGGGCGTGCGTCAGCTCAATTCGACGTCGGACATGAACCGTCACTACATCATGCGGAACAGGGCTTTCATGGCTCGCTATTTCATGCAGCATGGCGACTATCGTCCACTGATGTTCTCCTTGGGGACGCTGGCGACGTTTGCAAAGGAAATGATAAGGCTGATAGCGGTCGATCGCAGCCATCTCATGACAGGCATCCGTGCGCTTGTCGGCGGCTGGTGGGAATCGCGAGCCTTGCTTCATGATCCATCGTGGAAGCCGATGCCTCCGTTGAAATAG
- a CDS encoding ABC transporter ATP-binding protein — MPASMSRLIRMFFADRTRSMLMVVCLIVSGLGVAFGPIVLSRATDVLVDGLRRDGIQWSPFMLWLVFALGIYGVQFLSKWIAGWLSTRMVSDIAYELRNRIETKIWKLPLNYYDSKSLGDILSRTTNDINNVVLMLNQTGGDLLYYLLMLVGILAMMVTLSWHLALVTVVLIPLSAFLVHCITSISAPQFRRQWDVTGIVNSLVEESFNGQTVIKSFGLESRFEERFEEHNADLYRASFKALGFSNLIQPCSRFLTNLNYVIVALVGAMRVVSGTMSIGDVQAFIQYARQFSQPFTSLAQMTSAIQSGNASLRRVFELLDAEEEHPDSTHAMRERSLSGSVEFRDVSFSYVPDKPLIEHLNLKVEAGQTVAIVGSTGAGKTTLVNLIERFYEVNSGEIVFDDAIEIHDLTRHALRRNISMVLQDTWLRQGTIRDNISYGAPQIADVSHVRFVRACKAAFVDDFVDTLPLGFGTEITNEGTVVSAGEKQLLTIARAFLPQSNILILDEATSSVDTRTEALIQSAIDSLREGRTSFVIAHRLSTIRGADIILVMERGHIVEQGSHEELLARNGTYAALYASQFDHADQ; from the coding sequence TTGCCAGCATCGATGTCTCGTCTGATTCGCATGTTCTTTGCCGACAGAACGCGAAGCATGCTTATGGTGGTCTGCCTGATCGTATCGGGACTTGGAGTCGCGTTCGGCCCGATCGTGCTGAGCCGGGCCACGGATGTTCTGGTCGACGGTCTGCGCCGCGATGGCATCCAATGGTCCCCGTTCATGCTGTGGCTTGTCTTCGCCCTTGGCATCTATGGCGTTCAGTTCCTTTCGAAATGGATCGCGGGATGGCTTTCGACAAGGATGGTGAGCGACATCGCCTATGAGCTTCGCAACAGGATCGAAACCAAGATCTGGAAACTGCCATTGAACTACTACGATTCGAAGAGTCTGGGCGACATCTTGAGCCGCACGACGAATGACATCAACAACGTCGTGCTGATGCTGAACCAGACAGGTGGGGACCTTCTCTACTATCTTCTGATGCTGGTCGGCATACTGGCGATGATGGTCACCCTTTCGTGGCATCTCGCCCTGGTCACTGTGGTGCTGATCCCTCTGTCCGCATTCCTGGTTCACTGCATCACCTCGATTTCCGCTCCTCAGTTCCGCCGGCAGTGGGACGTGACAGGAATCGTGAACTCACTTGTCGAAGAGAGCTTCAACGGGCAGACGGTCATCAAGAGCTTTGGCCTGGAATCTCGTTTCGAGGAGCGTTTCGAGGAACACAATGCCGATCTCTACAGGGCATCGTTCAAGGCGCTGGGCTTTTCCAATCTGATTCAGCCTTGCTCGAGATTCCTGACGAACCTGAACTATGTTATCGTCGCGCTGGTAGGAGCCATGCGCGTCGTCAGCGGAACCATGAGCATCGGCGATGTCCAGGCCTTTATCCAGTATGCGCGGCAGTTCAGTCAGCCCTTCACCTCGCTCGCCCAGATGACGAGCGCCATCCAATCGGGGAACGCATCGCTCAGGCGTGTGTTCGAACTGCTCGATGCCGAGGAGGAACATCCGGACTCGACCCATGCCATGCGTGAGCGCAGTCTTTCCGGCAGCGTCGAATTCAGGGACGTCTCCTTCAGCTACGTGCCTGACAAGCCGTTGATAGAACATCTCAATCTCAAGGTCGAGGCGGGCCAGACAGTTGCGATCGTTGGGAGCACGGGCGCCGGAAAAACGACGCTGGTGAACCTTATCGAACGGTTCTATGAGGTGAATTCAGGGGAGATCGTGTTCGACGATGCAATCGAGATTCACGATCTGACCAGGCACGCGCTGCGTCGCAACATCTCGATGGTGCTGCAAGACACTTGGCTGCGTCAGGGGACGATTCGAGACAACATCAGCTATGGGGCGCCGCAGATCGCCGATGTCTCGCATGTGCGCTTCGTGAGAGCCTGCAAGGCGGCATTCGTCGATGACTTTGTGGACACGCTTCCCCTGGGCTTCGGCACGGAGATAACCAACGAAGGCACCGTGGTCTCGGCAGGGGAGAAGCAGCTGCTGACCATTGCCAGGGCCTTCCTGCCTCAATCGAACATCCTGATTCTGGACGAGGCCACAAGTTCCGTCGACACTCGCACGGAGGCGCTCATACAGAGTGCCATCGATTCCCTGAGAGAAGGCAGAACCAGCTTCGTCATCGCACACAGGCTCTCCACCATCCGGGGAGCTGACATCATCCTGGTCATGGAGCGTGGGCACATTGTCGAGCAGGGCAGCCATGAAGAACTTCTTGCCAGGAATGGCACCTATGCAGCCCTGTATGCCTCGCAATTCGATCACGCAGACCAATGA
- a CDS encoding GH3 auxin-responsive promoter family protein: MDIAQILQEVNQNILSSGNAALKELSERSEQAKSVSEALLMRVIRDNADTEYGKSLGFGDIHSVEEFKSKVPLSTYDDYAPYIERMVKGERNLITSYPIVRYAVTSGSVDNPKNIPVSEETMGIYERFAGHVSSTVPFNHVTQTQQRPVHGGRILIAAVAHDDTVEDGTSRGAVSSAVYGKLKPLLDYISVVPSSVFFPPPGNINMKYLRLFFGLKEEGLAAMNAPFMTALVDLMHYLEVNWEMLVRDIAAGVVNPSISMPDALRKELQTSLEPDPARAESLRREFERGFDEAIVPRIWPHLEYVGAIGGGGFQAYTEKMRRYTGSIPFYLGTYAASESLMAVATEMERAEYMLLPESGFYEFIPADEDSPTETLNLDELEVGRDYEIVLTNLSGFYRYRIGDVLRVTGYAGQTPKVCFVYRKKQMVSIAGEKTNEASIAWTVGEFEKASGHAIADYSIYADIDATPGRYVLFMEADRHVDIERHAEYRSLIEGKLSVANPSFGSKVRDGVLGAMDIRFVQQETYYLYRDLMVLRGTSENQLKPVRVIDTPGKERFFFALVDAE, translated from the coding sequence ATGGACATCGCACAAATCCTGCAGGAAGTGAACCAGAACATTCTCAGCAGCGGCAACGCCGCATTGAAGGAGCTCTCCGAACGCTCAGAACAGGCCAAGTCGGTGAGCGAAGCGTTGCTGATGCGCGTGATCCGCGACAATGCAGACACGGAATATGGCAAGAGCCTTGGCTTCGGCGACATTCATTCGGTCGAGGAGTTCAAATCGAAGGTTCCGCTGTCCACATATGACGATTATGCGCCCTATATCGAACGGATGGTCAAGGGTGAAAGGAACCTGATAACCAGCTATCCGATCGTTCGCTATGCCGTGACTTCCGGAAGCGTCGACAATCCCAAGAACATACCCGTGTCAGAGGAGACGATGGGAATATATGAACGCTTTGCAGGTCATGTGTCCTCGACCGTCCCCTTCAACCATGTGACGCAGACCCAGCAACGGCCTGTTCATGGCGGCAGAATACTGATCGCAGCGGTGGCGCATGATGACACGGTCGAAGACGGCACAAGCCGCGGTGCGGTGTCGTCCGCAGTCTATGGCAAGCTCAAGCCGCTGCTCGACTACATAAGTGTGGTCCCTTCCTCGGTGTTCTTCCCGCCTCCGGGCAACATCAACATGAAATACCTGCGGCTGTTCTTCGGTCTCAAGGAGGAGGGGCTTGCCGCCATGAACGCGCCCTTCATGACCGCGTTGGTCGATCTGATGCACTATCTCGAAGTCAACTGGGAGATGCTGGTCAGAGACATTGCGGCTGGCGTGGTCAATCCTTCGATAAGCATGCCTGATGCATTGCGCAAGGAATTGCAGACAAGTCTGGAACCCGATCCGGCGAGGGCGGAATCGCTGCGGCGTGAATTCGAGCGTGGCTTTGACGAAGCGATCGTTCCTCGCATATGGCCACATCTCGAATATGTGGGCGCAATCGGGGGTGGCGGATTCCAGGCCTACACCGAGAAGATGCGAAGGTACACGGGCTCAATTCCCTTCTACCTTGGCACCTATGCCGCTTCGGAATCGTTGATGGCCGTCGCCACTGAGATGGAGCGTGCGGAATATATGCTGCTGCCCGAGAGCGGATTCTATGAATTCATTCCTGCCGACGAAGACAGTCCTACGGAAACGTTGAATCTGGACGAGCTGGAGGTGGGCAGGGACTATGAGATCGTTCTTACCAACCTATCCGGTTTCTATCGCTATCGAATCGGTGACGTGCTGCGGGTGACGGGATATGCCGGTCAGACGCCCAAGGTCTGCTTCGTCTATAGGAAGAAGCAGATGGTGAGCATCGCGGGAGAGAAGACCAATGAGGCAAGCATCGCATGGACGGTGGGCGAGTTCGAGAAGGCGAGCGGGCATGCCATCGCCGACTACAGCATCTACGCCGACATCGATGCGACGCCTGGGCGGTACGTGCTGTTCATGGAAGCCGACAGGCATGTGGATATTGAAAGGCACGCAGAGTATCGCAGTCTGATCGAAGGCAAGCTGTCGGTGGCGAACCCATCCTTCGGCAGCAAGGTCAGGGATGGCGTGCTCGGTGCGATGGACATACGCTTCGTGCAGCAGGAGACCTACTATCTGTATCGCGATCTGATGGTGCTGCGTGGCACATCGGAGAACCAGCTCAAGCCTGTTCGGGTCATTGACACTCCGGGCAAGGAGCGATTCTTCTTCGCTCTTGTCGATGCTGAATGA
- the ppgK gene encoding polyphosphate--glucose phosphotransferase, producing MIETAQAFGIDIGGSGIKGAPVDMKLGDIAEPRQKILTPEVSTPDAVGKVVKEMLDRFEVPDSMPVGIAFPAPIRPGKALNFMANLDKSWLGVDVQQAFSESVGRNVDVVNDADAAGLAEVQFGAAKGEKGFVIATTLGTGIGSAMIYDGVLIPNSELGHLTLKGDDAEHYAAASVRENQNLGYKKWAKRLTKYYHMLETYFNPDLFVVGGGVSRMSDRFIPLIEIETPIVPATLRNQAGIVGAAYHALIHQD from the coding sequence ATGATTGAGACGGCGCAGGCCTTTGGCATAGATATTGGCGGATCTGGGATCAAGGGAGCCCCTGTCGACATGAAGCTCGGAGATATCGCCGAGCCACGTCAAAAGATTCTGACTCCAGAAGTCTCGACTCCCGATGCGGTGGGCAAGGTCGTCAAGGAAATGCTCGACCGCTTCGAAGTCCCAGACAGCATGCCTGTCGGCATCGCGTTCCCAGCGCCGATTCGCCCCGGCAAGGCGCTTAACTTCATGGCAAACCTCGACAAGTCCTGGCTTGGCGTCGACGTGCAGCAGGCATTCAGCGAGTCGGTCGGGCGAAACGTCGATGTCGTCAACGACGCCGATGCCGCAGGCCTTGCGGAAGTCCAGTTCGGTGCGGCGAAGGGTGAGAAGGGATTCGTCATTGCAACCACCCTCGGCACCGGAATCGGATCGGCGATGATCTATGACGGGGTGCTGATACCGAACAGCGAGCTCGGGCATCTGACGCTCAAGGGCGACGATGCCGAGCATTATGCCGCCGCATCAGTTCGTGAAAACCAGAACCTTGGCTACAAGAAGTGGGCAAAGCGTCTGACGAAGTATTATCACATGCTGGAAACCTATTTCAATCCCGATCTCTTCGTCGTCGGCGGTGGCGTGAGCCGCATGAGCGACCGCTTCATCCCTCTGATCGAGATTGAGACGCCAATCGTTCCAGCCACGCTGCGCAATCAGGCGGGCATCGTCGGTGCCGCCTATCACGCACTGATCCATCAGGACTGA
- a CDS encoding SpoIIE family protein phosphatase — protein sequence MTGRDIRKRFSLAAYAVRLRRGIEAKVFRLALRITLIAVLATAIISVSGLFLLRASMSRISTNLTGQMSEGSRKSLEKQALDELSQEARAKASLLDEHIYLIDYFAYMLVDESERILRYPEVYPQFPVEPPESSNDGRLVMQLLHDDRTSIEEARRDSARFGNLGSIMLAIAQNGPDVLSAYVSLESGSTIIADSDSGLHASGSLNAKQRPWYRAAVEAEDLAWSEIYEDTAGRGFVITCSVPFYAKDGSLDGVGAIDLKLSRFSDISGIAELTENTSIFLLNSQGALIDEDSEVGSSDTPLDGEAGNAEKPGNLAESSDSKLRELAEAMMDDKQGVRQVALDGEDVYVAFAPLENLDWNLAVVQSVEKVMEPIRLGERSIEAMQTQAHHAITQAISVMVAALVVAAFTIIVLVALLSRRFAHALTAPITLLRQRVSEIASGNLDTVIAIDTSDEIEDLGASVSSMSRELKEHIRNLNKVTAERERIGAELSIATRIQNAMLPQASSPFPERHEFRLVASMQAAKEVGGDFYDFFLIDDDTLVVIMADVSGKGVPAALFMAISKTVIKHNAMGGMGPGEALSSANKLLCESNSASMFVTVFIGYLTISTGRFRYANAGHTPPLIRRSDAGFELLPMLPGMVLAGLEGIRYRELVTSLSRGDEILLYTDGVTEMANERHELFGEERLIHAVSNVPQSQFERLLPELKSQVFAFAGSAEQTDDLTVLALQFVACDASCAEDARRLGERKQTDMTSVIPSVMTSSMTSSTTPPVHGESDGDLNSMRQARRISTHTNQGEMHE from the coding sequence ATGACGGGGAGAGACATCAGGAAGCGCTTCAGCCTCGCTGCCTACGCTGTTCGACTCCGGCGTGGCATCGAAGCGAAGGTGTTTCGGCTTGCGCTACGGATAACGCTGATAGCGGTTCTGGCCACAGCGATCATCTCGGTTTCGGGGCTGTTTCTTCTGCGCGCCTCCATGTCCAGGATCAGCACCAATCTGACAGGCCAGATGTCCGAGGGAAGCAGGAAATCCCTTGAAAAACAGGCGCTCGACGAATTGAGCCAGGAAGCCCGTGCAAAGGCATCGCTGCTCGACGAGCACATCTATCTCATCGATTACTTCGCGTACATGCTGGTCGACGAATCTGAAAGGATTCTGCGATATCCAGAAGTCTATCCACAGTTTCCCGTCGAGCCGCCCGAATCGAGCAATGATGGGAGACTGGTGATGCAGCTGCTGCATGATGATCGAACAAGCATCGAAGAAGCTCGGAGGGATTCGGCACGTTTCGGCAACCTTGGCTCGATCATGCTCGCAATCGCACAGAACGGCCCGGACGTACTGTCTGCGTACGTTTCCCTTGAGTCAGGTTCCACGATCATTGCCGATTCGGATTCCGGCCTGCATGCCAGCGGTAGTCTGAATGCGAAGCAGCGACCATGGTACAGGGCCGCCGTCGAGGCAGAAGACTTGGCATGGAGCGAGATATACGAGGACACGGCTGGCAGGGGCTTCGTCATAACATGCTCGGTTCCCTTCTATGCGAAGGATGGAAGTCTGGATGGCGTCGGTGCCATTGATCTGAAGCTCTCCCGTTTCAGTGATATCTCAGGCATCGCCGAGTTGACGGAGAACACGTCTATCTTCCTGCTCAATTCCCAAGGCGCGCTGATCGACGAGGACTCCGAGGTCGGCTCATCCGATACGCCGTTGGACGGCGAAGCCGGGAATGCTGAGAAGCCTGGAAATCTGGCTGAATCCTCTGATTCGAAGCTGAGGGAGCTTGCAGAGGCCATGATGGATGACAAGCAAGGAGTCAGACAGGTCGCGCTCGATGGGGAGGACGTATACGTCGCATTCGCTCCGCTCGAGAACCTCGATTGGAACTTGGCTGTCGTGCAATCTGTCGAGAAAGTCATGGAGCCCATTCGCTTGGGTGAACGCTCCATCGAGGCCATGCAGACGCAGGCCCACCATGCGATAACCCAAGCCATCAGTGTCATGGTGGCTGCCCTTGTCGTGGCCGCATTCACGATCATCGTTCTTGTCGCTCTGCTCTCCAGACGATTCGCACACGCACTGACCGCTCCGATCACGCTCCTGCGGCAAAGAGTCAGTGAGATTGCATCTGGGAATCTCGATACGGTCATTGCGATCGACACCAGCGACGAGATCGAGGATCTGGGCGCCTCGGTCAGCTCCATGTCACGTGAGCTGAAGGAGCATATTCGGAATCTGAACAAAGTCACGGCTGAGCGTGAACGGATAGGTGCGGAGCTCTCGATTGCGACGCGCATCCAGAACGCCATGCTGCCTCAGGCGTCGTCTCCGTTCCCGGAGCGGCACGAATTCCGACTCGTTGCGTCAATGCAGGCTGCGAAGGAAGTGGGCGGCGATTTCTATGACTTCTTTCTGATCGATGATGACACGCTTGTGGTGATCATGGCCGATGTCTCTGGGAAAGGCGTGCCTGCGGCCCTGTTCATGGCCATATCGAAGACGGTGATCAAGCATAATGCCATGGGCGGCATGGGTCCGGGGGAGGCGCTGAGCTCTGCGAATAAGCTGCTGTGCGAAAGCAATTCCGCCTCAATGTTCGTCACGGTCTTCATCGGATATCTCACCATCTCGACTGGGCGCTTCCGATACGCCAACGCAGGACACACCCCTCCTCTGATTCGCCGATCGGATGCAGGATTCGAACTGCTTCCGATGCTTCCGGGCATGGTTCTGGCTGGATTGGAGGGAATCAGATACAGGGAGCTGGTGACATCGCTCAGCCGTGGCGATGAGATCTTGCTGTATACCGATGGCGTGACGGAGATGGCCAATGAGAGGCATGAGCTGTTCGGGGAGGAGCGGCTGATTCACGCGGTTTCAAACGTGCCCCAGTCGCAGTTCGAGAGGCTGCTGCCTGAGTTGAAGAGCCAGGTCTTTGCGTTCGCCGGTTCGGCAGAGCAGACCGATGACCTGACAGTCCTGGCACTTCAGTTCGTGGCATGCGATGCCTCCTGTGCGGAGGACGCGCGCAGATTGGGTGAACGCAAGCAGACCGACATGACTTCGGTCATTCCTTCGGTCATGACTTCGAGCATGACTTCCAGCACGACTCCGCCCGTGCATGGGGAAAGCGACGGCGATCTGAACTCAATGAGACAGGCAAGACGAATCAGTACACACACAAACCAAGGAGAAATGCATGAATGA
- a CDS encoding STAS domain-containing protein: MNDFNSTHIAEGRRLVVNLNGRLDTNTSPAFEESMQSEFQEGRDMVFDCTNLEYISSAGLRVLLLAYKKTKGLDASLSLRNLNADVLNIIEMVGFSDFLSIE, translated from the coding sequence ATGAATGACTTCAACTCAACCCATATCGCCGAGGGGCGAAGGCTTGTCGTAAACCTCAATGGTAGATTGGACACCAATACGAGCCCCGCCTTCGAGGAAAGCATGCAGTCCGAATTCCAAGAGGGCAGGGACATGGTGTTTGACTGCACGAATCTGGAATACATCAGCAGTGCAGGATTGCGAGTCCTGCTGCTGGCCTACAAGAAGACGAAGGGTCTGGATGCCAGCCTGTCGTTACGCAATCTCAACGCCGATGTGCTCAACATCATCGAGATGGTCGGGTTCTCTGATTTTCTCAGCATCGAATGA